Proteins co-encoded in one Acidobacteriota bacterium genomic window:
- a CDS encoding tetratricopeptide repeat protein, with translation MEQLLSIWTYLNTHQKLLLYLGIGVVAVVLGYYGYQLVASRSAMARTAALNKALEAYSSVDAGNPGEKPPTPEEINAKLNAALKALDQVARDYPSSPEGLSATILKASCLRRLGKLPEAEAELRKVIERTGEDQTRQVARMSLAETLRLQKKYDDAVRVYDELGKEPRLIVSKENLLLDKAQTLEEAGKLEVAYSILSGLVQSLEKVKPEDEEGPAVSLDDVRARLESLKTKMLEKGIKIS, from the coding sequence ATGGAGCAGTTGCTCTCCATCTGGACTTACCTCAACACGCACCAGAAACTGCTGCTGTACCTCGGCATCGGGGTCGTGGCGGTGGTGCTGGGGTACTACGGGTACCAGTTGGTGGCCTCGCGCAGCGCCATGGCGAGGACCGCGGCCCTCAACAAGGCCCTCGAGGCTTACTCCTCGGTGGACGCCGGCAACCCGGGAGAGAAGCCGCCGACCCCCGAGGAGATCAACGCCAAGCTGAACGCGGCCCTCAAGGCCCTGGACCAGGTGGCGCGGGATTACCCGTCCTCTCCCGAGGGCCTGAGCGCGACCATCCTGAAGGCCTCCTGCCTGCGGCGGCTGGGCAAGCTCCCGGAGGCGGAAGCCGAACTGCGCAAGGTCATCGAGCGGACCGGCGAGGACCAGACCCGGCAGGTGGCCCGGATGTCCCTGGCCGAGACCCTCCGGCTTCAGAAGAAATACGACGATGCCGTACGGGTCTACGACGAGTTGGGCAAAGAGCCCCGCCTGATCGTCAGCAAGGAGAACCTGCTCCTGGACAAGGCCCAGACGCTCGAGGAAGCCGGCAAGCTGGAGGTCGCCTACTCGATCCTCAGCGGCCTGGTCCAGAGCCTCGAAAAGGTCAAGCCCGAAGACGAGGAGGGCCCCGCGGTCAGCCTCGACGACGTCCGGGCCCGGCTGGAAAGCCTGAAGACCAAGATGCTGGAGAAGGGGATCAAGATTTCCTGA
- the rpmF gene encoding 50S ribosomal protein L32, giving the protein MAHPKRRHSHARTHRRRAHDAIKAKSLSLCPQCKEMKMPHRVCPHCGFYRGKMVVEPKEQTQ; this is encoded by the coding sequence ATGGCCCATCCGAAGCGACGTCATTCCCATGCGCGCACCCATCGTCGGCGCGCCCATGACGCCATCAAGGCGAAGAGCCTCTCCCTCTGCCCCCAGTGCAAGGAGATGAAGATGCCCCACCGCGTGTGTCCGCACTGCGGGTTCTACCGCGGGAAGATGGTCGTCGAGCCCAAGGAACAGACCCAGTAA
- a CDS encoding DUF177 domain-containing protein: protein MFVDISKLETGTTRVERTFTAEGLDFDYRECRLAGEWTLTADVAKNSRDEVVIKARVRGSVDAPCDRCLETFPIALDHRFETYLVPAARVAGHGKEVEVTRENADEVFYADPRISLADMVVEQVMLALPAKLLCRENCAGLCPGCGENLNAGPCACAADGGDPRLLLIREMRKRMKEK from the coding sequence ATGTTTGTCGATATTTCAAAGCTCGAAACAGGGACGACACGGGTCGAGCGGACCTTCACCGCGGAAGGTCTCGATTTCGACTACCGTGAATGCCGTTTGGCCGGGGAATGGACCCTGACGGCGGACGTGGCGAAGAACTCCCGGGACGAAGTGGTCATCAAGGCCCGCGTCCGGGGTTCCGTGGACGCGCCGTGCGACCGTTGCCTGGAGACGTTCCCGATCGCCCTGGACCACCGTTTCGAGACGTACCTGGTCCCGGCCGCCCGCGTCGCGGGTCACGGCAAGGAAGTGGAAGTCACCCGCGAGAACGCGGACGAGGTCTTTTACGCCGACCCCCGAATTTCCCTCGCGGACATGGTGGTGGAGCAGGTCATGCTGGCCCTGCCCGCCAAGCTCCTGTGCCGGGAGAACTGCGCGGGGCTCTGCCCCGGCTGCGGCGAGAACCTCAACGCCGGGCCCTGCGCGTGTGCCGCCGACGGGGGCGACCCCCGGCTGCTCCTGATCCGGGAAATGCGGAAACGCATGAAAGAGAAATAA